Proteins from a genomic interval of Desulfofustis limnaeus:
- a CDS encoding type IV pilus twitching motility protein PilT: MAQIDAFFKLMNDEGASDLHMVADQQPVLRIRGDMERVKFKKMSNDELKAMLYEICPEDKIKLFEETGDVDFGYEIPGLARYRCNFFQQKYGIGAVFREIPSEVLTCEQLGLPKVISRLAHLPKGLVLVTGPTGSGKSTTLAAIVDEANKVRKHHILTIEDPIEFVHKSQKCLINHREIGTHTKGFAQALRGALREDPDIIMVGEMRDLETIALAMEAAMTGHLVFATLHTLNAMKTVDRVIEIFPATQQGQVRSTLADALKAVVSQTLFKRIDIKGRVAALEILIATPAVRNLIREGKTYQILSAMQTGKKYGMQTMDDAIMGFLEKKMISPDDAYTNSIEKSKFLKFLRKPPSDFTEV; this comes from the coding sequence ATGGCGCAGATCGATGCATTTTTCAAATTGATGAATGATGAGGGCGCCTCGGACTTGCATATGGTTGCCGACCAGCAACCGGTGCTGAGAATTCGCGGCGACATGGAGCGCGTCAAGTTCAAGAAGATGAGCAACGACGAGCTCAAAGCCATGCTTTACGAGATATGCCCGGAGGACAAGATCAAGCTCTTCGAGGAGACAGGCGATGTCGATTTTGGTTACGAGATCCCTGGACTGGCCCGTTATCGTTGCAATTTTTTTCAGCAGAAGTATGGGATCGGCGCTGTCTTCAGGGAAATCCCCAGTGAGGTCCTGACCTGCGAACAGCTGGGGTTACCCAAGGTCATTTCCCGTCTCGCCCATCTGCCCAAGGGCTTGGTGTTGGTTACCGGCCCAACCGGCTCCGGTAAATCGACAACCCTTGCCGCCATCGTCGATGAAGCGAACAAGGTGCGGAAACACCATATCCTGACCATTGAGGATCCCATCGAGTTTGTGCACAAGAGCCAAAAATGCCTCATTAACCATCGCGAGATCGGTACCCACACCAAAGGGTTCGCTCAGGCGCTGCGCGGAGCCCTGCGCGAAGATCCCGACATCATCATGGTCGGTGAGATGCGCGACCTGGAAACCATAGCCCTGGCCATGGAAGCGGCCATGACCGGACACCTGGTTTTCGCCACCCTGCATACGCTCAATGCCATGAAAACGGTGGATCGGGTGATCGAGATCTTTCCGGCCACCCAGCAAGGCCAGGTCCGCTCCACGTTGGCCGATGCGTTGAAGGCGGTTGTTTCCCAGACGTTGTTCAAACGGATCGACATTAAAGGGCGGGTGGCGGCGCTGGAAATCCTCATCGCCACGCCGGCCGTGCGAAACCTGATTCGCGAGGGGAAAACCTATCAGATCCTCTCAGCCATGCAGACCGGCAAAAAATATGGCATGCAGACCATGGACGATGCCATCATGGGTTTCCTCGAGAAGAAGATGATCAGCCCCGACGATGCCTATACCAACTCCATAGAGAAATCAAAATTTCTCAAGTTCCTGAGAAAGCCACCGTCCGATTTCACCGAGGTCTGA
- the nfsA gene encoding oxygen-insensitive NADPH nitroreductase, with protein sequence MDHVITLLKAHRSIRKFTDRPVEQSLVEEMILAGQCAATSSFIQACTVIQVNDHAAREALCDYTAGQKYVREAPVFLVFCADMQRHRLACSRHDAPMLSGYTEQFLTASLDCALFAQNVMVAAESVGLGGCYIGAIRIRIGEADRLLGLPHLVYPVFGMCLGYPAQDPETKPRLPLSVILKQERYNDEQDAAAIAAYDEQVRAYYRSRTGGRKDSSWSEQIAAMLVKEARPHLLEFLRSKGFLLR encoded by the coding sequence ATGGACCATGTTATTACTCTCTTGAAGGCGCACCGCTCCATCCGTAAATTCACCGATCGACCGGTGGAGCAAAGCCTTGTGGAAGAAATGATTCTGGCCGGACAATGTGCCGCCACATCTTCTTTTATCCAGGCCTGCACCGTCATCCAAGTAAACGATCATGCGGCACGGGAAGCGCTCTGTGACTACACGGCCGGACAAAAGTACGTCCGGGAGGCGCCGGTGTTTCTGGTTTTCTGCGCCGACATGCAACGGCATCGGCTGGCCTGCTCCAGGCACGATGCTCCCATGCTCTCCGGATACACCGAACAATTCCTCACCGCTTCTCTCGATTGCGCTTTGTTTGCCCAAAACGTCATGGTAGCCGCTGAATCAGTCGGTCTCGGCGGTTGTTATATCGGGGCGATCAGGATCAGAATCGGCGAGGCAGACCGCCTACTCGGGCTCCCGCACCTGGTATACCCGGTCTTTGGCATGTGCCTCGGTTACCCGGCCCAGGATCCTGAGACGAAACCACGCCTACCGCTGAGTGTGATCCTCAAACAGGAGCGCTACAACGACGAGCAGGACGCCGCCGCCATCGCAGCGTATGACGAACAGGTGAGAGCCTATTATCGGAGCCGGACCGGCGGCAGAAAAGACTCTTCCTGGAGTGAACAGATCGCCGCGATGTTGGTCAAAGAGGCCCGGCCGCACCTGTTGGAATTCTTGCGTTCCAAAGGTTTCCTGCTGCGCTAG
- a CDS encoding glycosyltransferase family 2 protein — MKTNQATHSCELSIVMPCLNEAETLASCIHKARGFLERNQVEGEIVVADNGSTDGSQDIARSHGARVIAVTEKGYGSALMGGIRAAHGKFIIMGDADDSYDFAKLEGFISELQKGADLVMGNRFKGGIIDGAMPPLHKYLGNPVLSGIGRLFFRSPINDFHCGLRGFRRESILALDLHTSGMEFASEMVVKATLNGLRITEIPIVLHPDGRSRAPHLRSWRDGWRHLRFLLMYSPRWLFLYPGLFLIGLGLMLQLLLLPGPVKIARLTLDIHTLLLSSCALILGVQTVTFAVLAKKYAINTGLLPHDHRFVQLIDKITLEKALVFGLATIFMGVFLIIYGIYQWYQTGFGELVSGYMMRILIPAVTMLAVGFQIIIASFFSGILNLKNQKES, encoded by the coding sequence ATGAAAACAAACCAAGCCACGCACTCATGTGAACTATCGATTGTCATGCCGTGCCTCAATGAAGCAGAAACCCTGGCTTCATGCATCCACAAGGCACGTGGCTTTCTCGAACGGAACCAGGTAGAGGGAGAGATTGTCGTAGCCGACAACGGCAGCACCGATGGTTCCCAGGACATCGCGCGATCTCACGGGGCTCGAGTGATCGCCGTCACGGAAAAAGGCTATGGCAGCGCTCTCATGGGAGGTATCAGGGCAGCTCACGGGAAATTCATCATCATGGGGGACGCTGACGATAGTTACGATTTTGCCAAACTCGAGGGTTTCATCTCAGAGCTCCAGAAGGGAGCTGATTTGGTCATGGGGAATCGTTTTAAAGGTGGGATTATCGATGGGGCCATGCCGCCACTTCACAAATATCTCGGCAATCCAGTTCTGAGCGGTATTGGACGATTATTTTTCCGCAGTCCGATCAACGACTTTCATTGCGGTTTGCGGGGATTTCGGCGTGAATCCATACTAGCACTTGATCTTCATACTTCTGGTATGGAGTTCGCCAGCGAGATGGTTGTCAAAGCAACCCTCAATGGGCTCAGGATAACCGAGATTCCCATCGTGCTGCATCCCGACGGAAGAAGTCGGGCTCCCCATTTGCGAAGCTGGCGAGACGGCTGGCGCCATCTGCGCTTTTTGCTGATGTATAGTCCGAGATGGCTCTTCCTTTATCCGGGACTTTTCCTCATCGGTCTCGGTCTCATGCTGCAGCTGCTTTTGTTGCCGGGCCCGGTAAAAATCGCTCGCCTCACTCTGGATATTCATACCCTCCTCCTGTCCAGTTGTGCATTAATCCTTGGCGTACAAACCGTTACCTTTGCCGTTCTGGCTAAAAAATATGCCATAAATACCGGACTCTTACCTCATGACCATCGTTTCGTCCAACTGATTGACAAAATCACACTGGAAAAGGCTCTCGTCTTTGGGTTGGCGACAATCTTTATGGGCGTGTTCTTGATTATCTACGGTATCTATCAGTGGTACCAAACTGGTTTTGGGGAACTCGTATCGGGGTATATGATGCGTATCCTGATACCTGCCGTAACCATGCTTGCCGTCGGCTTTCAAATTATCATCGCAAGCTTTTTCAGTGGGATTCTCAATCTGAAAAATCAGAAAGAGAGCTGA
- the selA gene encoding L-seryl-tRNA(Sec) selenium transferase, translated as MNDKNATLRNLPKVDECLADLRTLLEQRQIPARLAKKAVQTVIDQVRQAILAGTQHGQPRSAEAWQRLFLATMETMMQPHFRRVLNGTGVVIHTNLGRSLLSEAAVDQLTEAAAHYSNLEFDLQTGKRGSRYSLVEDIICDLTGAEAALVVNNNAAAVLIALDTIARDREAIVSRGELVEIGGSFRIPDVMAKSGATLVEVGATNRTHLYDYERAITEQTALLLRVHTSNFRMIGFTSRVPTEELVALAQRTGLAVMEDLGSGSLVNLQEFGLPAEPTVQEVVRSGVDVVTFSGDKLLGGPQAGIIVGKRDIVSRIKRNPLNRALRIDKFTLASLETTLRAYYDRDRARREVPTLRMIGEPAPVIKKRAQKLLRILRRRLADRCVLSLIQTVSRVGGGALPEYGLTSWAITLKPVDRPVSSLERDFRNLAVPLIGRIEQEQFLIDFRTIQDKEVPLLADQLSTYFSSAA; from the coding sequence ATGAATGATAAGAATGCCACCTTACGGAATCTACCGAAAGTAGACGAATGTCTGGCTGATCTGAGAACGCTGCTTGAACAACGGCAGATCCCGGCCCGCCTTGCCAAGAAGGCGGTTCAGACGGTCATTGACCAGGTCAGACAAGCTATTCTGGCCGGCACTCAGCACGGTCAGCCGCGCAGCGCAGAGGCCTGGCAACGGTTGTTCCTCGCCACCATGGAGACGATGATGCAGCCCCATTTCCGCCGTGTCCTGAATGGCACCGGGGTGGTCATCCACACCAATCTGGGGCGGTCGCTCCTGTCAGAAGCGGCTGTCGACCAACTGACTGAGGCAGCTGCCCATTACAGCAATCTTGAATTTGATCTGCAGACGGGCAAGCGGGGGAGCCGTTACTCATTGGTCGAGGATATCATCTGCGACCTCACCGGTGCAGAGGCCGCCTTGGTCGTGAACAATAACGCAGCCGCGGTGCTGATCGCTCTGGACACCATTGCCCGAGACCGGGAAGCGATCGTGTCCCGGGGTGAGTTGGTGGAGATTGGCGGTTCTTTTCGCATTCCCGACGTGATGGCGAAAAGCGGCGCGACGCTGGTTGAGGTCGGGGCCACCAACCGGACCCACCTCTACGATTACGAACGGGCCATTACCGAGCAGACTGCACTTTTACTGCGCGTCCACACGTCCAATTTCCGTATGATCGGTTTTACCTCCCGAGTCCCAACCGAAGAGTTGGTCGCACTGGCCCAGCGCACCGGGCTTGCCGTCATGGAAGACCTGGGCAGCGGCAGCCTGGTCAATCTGCAGGAATTCGGTTTACCTGCCGAGCCAACCGTCCAGGAGGTGGTTCGTTCCGGCGTCGATGTGGTCACGTTCAGTGGCGACAAACTGCTCGGTGGGCCCCAGGCCGGTATTATTGTCGGAAAACGTGATATCGTGTCCCGCATCAAACGCAATCCGCTCAATCGAGCCTTGCGTATCGACAAATTTACGCTGGCGTCTTTGGAAACTACGTTGCGGGCCTATTACGATCGTGATCGCGCGCGCCGGGAGGTGCCGACCTTGCGAATGATTGGAGAACCGGCTCCGGTCATCAAGAAACGGGCTCAGAAGTTGCTGCGAATTCTCCGGAGAAGGCTCGCCGACCGGTGTGTGCTGTCACTCATCCAGACCGTTTCCCGGGTGGGGGGAGGTGCGCTCCCCGAATACGGTTTGACAAGTTGGGCGATTACCCTGAAGCCTGTCGACCGGCCCGTCAGCAGCCTGGAGAGGGACTTCCGCAATCTGGCCGTGCCTTTGATCGGCAGGATCGAGCAGGAGCAGTTTCTGATCGATTTCCGGACGATTCAGGACAAGGAGGTCCCGCTTTTGGCTGATCAATTGTCGACATACTTCTCGTCAGCCGCATAA
- a CDS encoding response regulator, whose amino-acid sequence MKILIAEDEYTTRLTIQVCLERWGYQVETAADGKDAWAILDKPDAPEIALLDWEMPEIDGLELCKRVKNLKRDNPIHVIMVTARDSRSDILIGFDAGADDYITKPFNDDELRARIRVGERIVRIQSTLSETLQELRQALDLVNSLQNSISVCNVCQMIEGEDGVWYEPDDYLNRKADSRVNWGECPQCRERV is encoded by the coding sequence TTGAAGATTTTAATTGCTGAAGACGAATATACCACGCGTCTTACGATACAGGTCTGTTTGGAAAGGTGGGGCTATCAGGTGGAAACGGCGGCCGATGGGAAGGACGCATGGGCGATTCTCGACAAGCCTGATGCCCCTGAAATAGCTCTTCTTGATTGGGAGATGCCGGAAATCGATGGTCTCGAGTTGTGCAAACGAGTAAAAAACCTCAAGCGGGACAACCCGATTCACGTCATCATGGTTACCGCCCGCGACAGCCGCAGCGACATTCTCATCGGTTTTGATGCCGGGGCCGATGATTACATTACCAAGCCGTTCAACGACGACGAGCTGCGGGCGCGGATCAGGGTCGGAGAACGAATTGTCAGGATTCAATCGACCCTTTCCGAAACCCTGCAGGAATTGCGGCAGGCCCTCGATCTGGTGAACTCCCTGCAGAATTCGATCAGCGTCTGCAACGTCTGTCAGATGATCGAAGGAGAGGATGGCGTCTGGTATGAACCGGATGACTACCTCAACCGCAAGGCCGATAGCCGGGTGAATTGGGGCGAATGTCCCCAGTGCCGAGAACGGGTTTGA
- a CDS encoding DNA internalization-related competence protein ComEC/Rec2 has product MRVLADCLRTNLLICFTTAFAGGIFLHESGAIANTIPVLPVVFLLILALATACWWKKSNPAAMVALLGCALVLGCLRTQQQWIWLEHRNAGLPEATTAGTEVLLSGHLAELVRSDGVTSRATIDVDHIGRADGACLAAAHGQILLSVKGAWPTALQPGDALVARTQLRIPLAPNTPGTFDYQDYLARRGIAIVGTVDSPLFLQPLTNSVVQPHRPLHYRIERTRHAIGSRLDASLDPLPAALYRALLIGDRSAIPEPVLESFRGAGVMHILAISGLHVGLLGFFLYSVIYWLLRRSTGLMLRFEVKKAAMVLCIPLLFLYTLLAGSQPPVVRSFIMAVFVIAALASERIKSPFTAVAGAALTILLIDPFALISPSFQLSFAAVGSIILITPRFLQIPPQARSPQARQPLPWRRWLFGLIVVSVAASLGTAPLLLYHFNRVSTVTVAANLAVEPLICLWAMVFGFLALPILPLLPELAAILLEIGAWALSATVAASSFFSSLPLSTIWLPSPPIGAVLLYLAALAMVAAPGPKPAQRWAATCVIGLCLAVMVEPLSGLSASFRKQDLVSVIDVGHGSAVLAELRGGRNILFDGGCRSSPGFDCGASIVAPYLWRRGVARLDDIVISHADADHYNGIPALLLRFGADRLWLPYLDESKSGFARLCRMAEEMGVELRFPNGGPFLQEAGYRLSALGAADGPPEKRRWHTAPEATEDDNSLVVLLETSGFSMILPGDIGTSRERHLVQTTRFLGANILLAAHHGSSTSNSPEFLTRVNPDHLIVSTGDRQGALFPSAALREFVDRHQIRLLTTEAHGTIRIVGTSTGYRIDSYRAGSWSPKSPFTAKRPSDLGEIGRWLSQELEKF; this is encoded by the coding sequence GTGAGAGTACTTGCCGACTGTCTACGCACCAATCTGCTGATCTGTTTTACTACCGCCTTTGCCGGCGGGATCTTCCTGCACGAATCCGGCGCCATCGCGAACACAATACCGGTTCTTCCCGTTGTTTTTCTGCTCATCCTGGCCCTGGCCACCGCCTGCTGGTGGAAAAAATCGAATCCGGCAGCCATGGTCGCACTCCTGGGCTGCGCTCTTGTGCTGGGCTGTCTTCGCACACAGCAGCAATGGATCTGGCTCGAGCACAGGAATGCCGGGTTGCCGGAGGCCACTACCGCCGGTACCGAGGTGCTGCTCAGCGGGCACCTGGCGGAGCTGGTCCGCTCCGACGGTGTAACCAGCAGGGCGACAATCGATGTGGATCATATCGGTAGAGCCGATGGCGCCTGCCTGGCAGCGGCCCACGGCCAGATACTTCTCAGTGTCAAGGGCGCCTGGCCTACCGCGCTGCAACCGGGCGATGCGCTGGTGGCCCGGACGCAGCTCCGCATCCCTCTTGCCCCGAACACGCCGGGAACATTCGATTACCAAGACTATCTCGCCCGGCGCGGCATCGCCATCGTCGGCACCGTCGACTCGCCCCTTTTCCTGCAGCCACTGACCAATTCGGTGGTGCAACCGCATCGGCCGCTCCACTACCGGATCGAACGAACGAGACATGCCATCGGCAGCAGACTCGACGCCAGTCTCGATCCTCTCCCGGCCGCCCTGTACCGGGCGCTGCTCATCGGCGACCGCTCCGCCATCCCTGAACCCGTGTTGGAATCGTTCCGCGGTGCCGGCGTCATGCATATCCTGGCTATTTCTGGTTTACATGTGGGATTGCTCGGTTTTTTTCTCTATTCGGTCATCTACTGGCTGCTCCGTCGGTCGACCGGATTGATGCTGCGTTTCGAGGTGAAAAAAGCGGCGATGGTCCTCTGTATCCCGCTGCTCTTTCTCTATACGCTGCTCGCCGGCAGCCAGCCACCGGTGGTGAGGTCATTTATCATGGCGGTCTTCGTCATCGCCGCGCTTGCCAGTGAACGCATCAAATCCCCGTTTACCGCTGTTGCCGGAGCAGCTCTGACCATTCTTCTAATCGACCCGTTTGCGCTGATCAGTCCTTCTTTTCAACTCTCGTTTGCCGCGGTCGGTTCGATCATCCTGATCACTCCCCGCTTTTTGCAGATACCTCCACAGGCGCGATCACCCCAGGCCAGGCAACCGCTGCCCTGGCGCCGCTGGCTGTTTGGCCTGATCGTCGTCTCCGTGGCCGCAAGCCTGGGAACGGCGCCGCTGCTGCTCTATCATTTCAACCGCGTCTCCACCGTCACCGTGGCCGCCAATCTGGCGGTGGAACCACTGATCTGCCTCTGGGCGATGGTTTTCGGCTTTCTGGCCCTGCCGATTCTGCCTCTTCTTCCCGAATTAGCAGCCATCTTGCTAGAGATTGGGGCTTGGGCGCTGTCGGCAACGGTTGCCGCGTCATCATTTTTCTCCAGCCTTCCGCTCAGCACCATCTGGCTGCCATCGCCGCCAATCGGTGCAGTCCTGCTCTATCTCGCGGCTTTGGCCATGGTAGCCGCCCCCGGTCCCAAGCCGGCACAACGCTGGGCGGCCACGTGCGTCATCGGACTCTGCCTGGCCGTCATGGTCGAGCCGCTGTCCGGCTTATCGGCATCCTTTCGTAAACAGGATCTAGTGTCGGTCATCGATGTGGGACATGGCAGCGCCGTGCTGGCGGAACTTCGGGGAGGAAGGAACATCCTGTTTGATGGCGGCTGCCGCAGCTCACCGGGGTTTGACTGCGGTGCCTCTATCGTTGCGCCTTATCTGTGGCGACGCGGTGTGGCCCGGCTCGACGACATCGTCATCTCCCATGCCGATGCCGATCATTACAACGGCATACCCGCCCTGCTGCTTCGTTTCGGGGCGGATCGGCTCTGGTTACCGTATCTCGACGAAAGCAAGAGCGGTTTCGCTCGCCTGTGCCGGATGGCAGAGGAGATGGGCGTTGAGCTCAGATTCCCCAACGGCGGACCTTTCCTTCAAGAAGCCGGTTACCGCCTCTCGGCGCTCGGGGCCGCCGACGGTCCTCCCGAAAAGCGGCGCTGGCACACCGCGCCTGAGGCAACCGAAGACGACAATTCGCTCGTGGTTCTGCTGGAGACCTCCGGGTTTTCGATGATCTTGCCGGGAGATATCGGAACGAGCAGAGAACGTCATCTGGTCCAGACTACCCGTTTTCTCGGAGCGAACATCCTGTTGGCAGCGCACCACGGCTCATCCACCTCGAATAGTCCGGAGTTTCTCACCAGGGTGAACCCGGACCATTTGATCGTATCCACCGGCGATCGGCAAGGAGCGCTCTTTCCCTCAGCGGCTCTGCGAGAGTTCGTCGACAGACACCAGATTCGGCTGCTCACCACCGAAGCACATGGTACCATCCGTATCGTGGGAACATCGACCGGCTATCGGATCGATTCCTACCGGGCAGGCTCGTGGTCGCCGAAGTCGCCCTTTACGGCGAAACGGCCATCAGACCTCGGTGAAATCGGACGGTGGCTTTCTCAGGAACTTGAGAAATTTTGA
- a CDS encoding 3-deoxy-D-manno-octulosonic acid transferase → MFSLKRLYNLIQVVLAPLLLLLLPFYLLRHPGKRRHLRQRLGGALPDYTRRPSGTIWIHALSVGEVTSALPLARALRSELPGHTLVFSTTTSSGKSLAERMIGPFVDAIIPFPLDILPVVKRFIKLINPRLFILVETDFWPNLLFELSASGVPALLVNGRISARSMRSYQRYGLFFRPLFNQFRLLCMQTKADTEAMQRLGISPDKLRTLGNLKCAAPWSGDEQRDRPIPLPALGKPDRLLIVCGSTHPGEEQIILDCCNRLVSRHRQVHVALAPRQIDRAGELVELAESFGFSAGLYSEHTTADPAVPPITIIDTIGDLAELYRHADIAFIGGSLVPAGGHNPLEAARHSCPILFGPHMEDFSEIRDDLLASRGAFMVSDGAAWEKVVERLVHRPKLRRLVGKRARTYMHQRGDVITAHLATIRDFL, encoded by the coding sequence GTGTTTAGCCTGAAACGCCTCTACAACCTGATACAAGTAGTGCTGGCCCCGCTGTTACTACTACTCCTGCCCTTCTACCTGCTTCGCCACCCCGGTAAGAGACGACACCTGAGGCAGCGGCTCGGCGGGGCTCTTCCCGACTATACGCGCCGGCCGAGCGGAACCATCTGGATTCATGCACTCTCAGTGGGGGAAGTCACCTCGGCTTTGCCGCTGGCACGAGCACTCCGCTCTGAATTGCCCGGACACACCTTGGTCTTCTCCACCACCACGAGCAGCGGCAAAAGTCTTGCAGAGCGAATGATAGGTCCCTTTGTCGATGCCATCATCCCCTTTCCGCTGGACATCTTGCCGGTTGTCAAACGATTTATCAAGCTGATTAACCCGCGACTGTTCATTCTTGTGGAAACCGATTTCTGGCCGAATCTGCTCTTCGAGTTGAGTGCATCGGGCGTTCCCGCCCTGCTGGTCAACGGTCGGATCTCCGCTCGTTCGATGCGCTCATACCAGCGGTACGGCCTGTTTTTCCGCCCGCTTTTCAACCAATTCCGGCTGTTGTGCATGCAGACGAAGGCCGACACCGAGGCCATGCAGCGCCTCGGCATCTCTCCGGACAAACTGCGCACCCTGGGTAATCTCAAGTGTGCCGCCCCTTGGTCCGGCGACGAACAACGCGATCGACCGATTCCTCTACCGGCACTCGGGAAGCCAGATAGACTGCTGATCGTCTGCGGCTCGACCCACCCCGGAGAGGAGCAGATCATCCTCGACTGCTGTAACCGACTGGTCAGCCGTCACCGCCAGGTGCACGTGGCGTTGGCCCCACGCCAGATAGACCGTGCCGGGGAACTGGTTGAGCTGGCCGAATCATTCGGCTTTTCAGCCGGCCTTTATTCGGAGCACACCACTGCCGACCCCGCTGTCCCACCGATCACCATTATCGACACGATCGGCGATCTGGCCGAACTCTACCGCCATGCCGACATCGCCTTCATCGGCGGCAGTCTGGTTCCGGCAGGCGGCCACAACCCACTGGAAGCAGCCCGGCACAGCTGCCCGATCCTGTTTGGTCCCCATATGGAAGACTTCAGCGAGATCCGTGACGACCTGCTCGCCAGCCGGGGCGCCTTTATGGTGTCTGACGGAGCAGCCTGGGAAAAAGTGGTCGAACGGCTGGTGCACAGGCCCAAACTTCGCCGTTTGGTGGGCAAGCGGGCACGGACATATATGCATCAGCGGGGCGACGTGATTACTGCGCACCTGGCAACCATCAGAGACTTTCTGTGA
- a CDS encoding TIGR00730 family Rossman fold protein → MSEFVEGFDSLSAVDIPAVTVYGSARVKSDHPWYQLAEKISFGLASANFAVVTGGGPGIMEAANKGAAEACGISIGLNISLPHEQEPNPYANLPLHFKYFFVRKVMLMKYSSAFVCMPGGFGSLDELFEAITLIQTQRVKPFPVVLVGSSFWSGLLDWIRKNQLAAGLISEEDLQLCKVLDDADEVVEYIKQRAQR, encoded by the coding sequence ATGTCGGAATTTGTCGAAGGCTTCGACTCGCTTTCCGCTGTGGATATACCGGCCGTAACCGTATACGGTTCGGCCCGGGTCAAGAGTGACCATCCCTGGTATCAACTGGCAGAGAAAATCTCGTTCGGTCTTGCCTCTGCTAACTTCGCTGTTGTTACCGGCGGTGGCCCGGGTATCATGGAGGCGGCCAATAAAGGGGCAGCCGAGGCATGCGGTATTTCCATTGGCCTCAACATCAGCTTGCCGCACGAACAGGAGCCCAACCCGTATGCCAATTTACCTTTACATTTCAAGTATTTTTTTGTTAGAAAGGTTATGCTCATGAAATACTCCTCGGCCTTTGTCTGCATGCCGGGAGGGTTTGGTTCACTGGACGAGTTATTCGAAGCGATCACGTTGATTCAGACCCAACGGGTCAAACCCTTTCCCGTTGTCCTGGTGGGCAGCTCCTTCTGGTCGGGATTGCTTGATTGGATCAGGAAAAACCAGTTGGCCGCAGGACTGATCAGTGAGGAAGATTTGCAGTTATGCAAGGTCCTCGATGATGCCGATGAGGTCGTCGAGTATATCAAACAAAGGGCCCAGCGTTGA
- a CDS encoding class I SAM-dependent methyltransferase: MNLKQALRHSLEPDELDHLVRSYDVVGDIAIIALPPPLFHRETLIGEAILNINKRIKVVARRDGCCSGEYRITPLKIIAGEQRLETIHREFGVLLHLDLGRVYFSPRSGNERKRLADMVVDDESILVMFSGIAPAPLLLAKHSPAATIIGVEKNSDAHHFALINRKKNRAEKKVSLWCGDVIDLVPSCGMKFDRIVMPLPGSARSFLRLAIHALRCGGHLHLYDFQPQSQFGETVAALQLASHQAGRTMRLDNLVVCGHNSPSSYRICVDASIF, encoded by the coding sequence ATGAACCTGAAGCAAGCCCTCCGCCATTCACTCGAACCCGACGAACTCGACCATCTGGTCCGATCCTACGACGTTGTCGGAGACATCGCTATCATCGCTCTTCCCCCTCCTCTGTTTCACCGGGAAACACTGATTGGCGAAGCCATACTGAATATCAACAAGAGAATCAAGGTGGTGGCGCGGCGCGATGGTTGTTGTTCTGGAGAGTATCGCATCACCCCCCTGAAAATCATTGCCGGAGAACAGCGACTGGAAACCATTCATCGCGAGTTCGGGGTCCTCTTGCATCTGGATCTCGGCCGTGTCTATTTTTCTCCACGAAGCGGCAATGAGCGAAAACGGCTTGCCGACATGGTGGTCGATGATGAATCAATCCTGGTCATGTTTTCCGGAATTGCCCCGGCGCCGCTGCTCCTGGCCAAGCATAGCCCGGCAGCCACCATTATCGGCGTGGAGAAGAACAGCGACGCCCATCACTTCGCCTTGATCAATCGAAAAAAAAATCGAGCGGAAAAGAAGGTCTCACTCTGGTGCGGCGACGTCATCGATCTGGTGCCATCCTGTGGGATGAAATTCGATCGAATTGTCATGCCCCTCCCCGGCTCGGCCCGATCGTTTCTGCGTCTGGCCATCCACGCGCTTCGCTGCGGCGGTCACCTCCACCTGTACGATTTTCAACCCCAATCGCAGTTCGGTGAAACCGTCGCGGCGCTTCAGCTGGCATCACACCAAGCAGGACGAACGATGCGTCTGGACAACCTCGTCGTCTGCGGCCATAACAGTCCGTCCTCATACCGCATCTGCGTCGACGCCTCGATCTTTTGA